The following nucleotide sequence is from Pseudomonadota bacterium.
GTTTTTCTCTAAAAGGTATTAAAATGGTAATGGATTGTTCAAATGGAGCAACTTATGAAATAGCACCGGCCATTTTTTCTGACTTTGGCGCTGATGTTATAGTTTTAAATGTTAATCCGGACGGGAAAAATATTAACGATAATTGTGGTTCTGAACATGTTGATTCACTTATAAAAAAGGTCGTAGAGGCTAACGCCGATATTGGAATTGCATTTGATGGTGATGGTGACCGCCTGACAGCCGTTGATGAAAAAGGCAATGTATTATCAGGAGATAAAATACTTGCAATTGTTGCCTTATTCTTGAAGAATAATAGTATGTTATCAAATAATCATGTTGTAAGTACTGTTATGAGTAATTTAGGTCTTGCGACTTTATTTAAAGAAAACAATATTAATCATACTATGTCTCAGGTTGGAGATAGATATGTAATGCATGAAATGATGAAAACCGGTTCAATACTTGGTGGAGAAGACTCCGGTCATATTATATTTTTAAATCATCAAACTACCGGAGACGGAACATTGACTGCATTAAAATTGCTTGAATTGATGAAAGATGAATCAAAATCTCTTTCGGAGCTGGGAAAAATTATGAAAGTTTTTCCTCAAGTCTTAATAAATGTCAATGTATCAAAGAAACCGGATATAAATATAATTCCGGAGATTCAAAATTCTATCAAAAATGTTGAAGAAATTCTTGGAGAAAAGGGGAGGGTACTTATCAGGTATTCGGGCACACAACCAATTTGCAGGGTAATGGTTGAGGGGCCATCTCAAGAAGAAACCGATAAACTATGCAGATTTTTAGCTGATAAAGTAAAAGAAACCATAGGATAATTGTAAAAGTTATGTCTGCTGGCAATATCTGCATATCTTGCCAGCAGACAACTTGAAATTATGTTTTATCTTCTATCTCCTAATATTCTTAATAACATAAGAAAAAGATTGATAAAATCCAAATACAGTGAAAGCGCACCCAATATGGCTCCTTTTCTAACAACACCTGCATCGAGTCCTGAAGGCTGTGTCATTGCCATATTTTTTAATTTCTGCGTATCATATGCAGTTAATCCAACAAATACTATTACTCCGATATAGCTTATAATCATATTCATGGCAGAGCTTTTTATAAATATATTTACAACAGTGGCAATTATAATGCCTATCAATCCCATAGCCATGAATCCGCCCATTGAAGTTAAATCACGTTTTGTTGTCATTCCATAAATACTGCACGCAATAAATGTAGCAGCGCAT
It contains:
- a CDS encoding phosphoglucosamine mutase — encoded protein: MQKLFGTDGIRGVANKYPMTPEMAVVIGKAVALKFKNKDRHSFIIIGRDTRISGNMIEYALASGICSMDVDVLLTGIVPTPAVAFLASSLKANAGIVVSASHNPYYDNGIKIFNGSGYKLSDETETEIENLITNNDSLSKNIPIKNAGLVSLLKDAQKNYIEFLKNTMPLGFSLKGIKMVMDCSNGATYEIAPAIFSDFGADVIVLNVNPDGKNINDNCGSEHVDSLIKKVVEANADIGIAFDGDGDRLTAVDEKGNVLSGDKILAIVALFLKNNSMLSNNHVVSTVMSNLGLATLFKENNINHTMSQVGDRYVMHEMMKTGSILGGEDSGHIIFLNHQTTGDGTLTALKLLELMKDESKSLSELGKIMKVFPQVLINVNVSKKPDINIIPEIQNSIKNVEEILGEKGRVLIRYSGTQPICRVMVEGPSQEETDKLCRFLADKVKETIG
- a CDS encoding Bax inhibitor-1/YccA family protein, encoding MQQSYPLKNTQTQILVNEFIRSVYNWMGIGLAITGVIAFYVSNDPGIQSLIFGNKLIFFGLIIAELVMVFTISARINKIKASTATSMFIIYAALNGATLSVIFLIYTASSITSTFFICAATFIACSIYGMTTKRDLTSMGGFMAMGLIGIIIATVVNIFIKSSAMNMIISYIGVIVFVGLTAYDTQKLKNMAMTQPSGLDAGVVRKGAILGALSLYLDFINLFLMLLRILGDRR